The Falco rusticolus isolate bFalRus1 chromosome 5, bFalRus1.pri, whole genome shotgun sequence genome has a segment encoding these proteins:
- the BCL2L14 gene encoding apoptosis facilitator Bcl-2-like protein 14 yields the protein MSSPNDVSMEEIPLEDDERDSIEYKILMAYAQRRLSVSKYGKLLKNEANVRKSSSLTGRKVKTDYQRDKDGLSQRLVYQGLVPQQQSKNQPKKTYLPGYCIPFFCSRAKQKKPPEQPLRQGCTAHFSICEAQSESVQEWNSQHQTSETADVNHIADKLAKLVTSRSQESHSDVSFKTMYHALSQEQGNSKLTDGSEGKEHGEEKIIQRIVSLLRQSGDQLEETIKKDKVFYQHFKDMLSYTFFKRITDLFLEDVSAGSTSEPEGQVQCTKVAFIMEVATRLTAVDNHPMNLVLGFGSKYLREHFKPWIQDQGGWEKALTSLDQEEVE from the exons ATGTCTTCACCAAATGACGTCAGTATGGAAGAAATACCACTAGAAGATGATGAGCGAGACAGCATAGAATACAAGATCCTAATGGCCTATGCCCAGCGGCGGTTGTCTGTCAGTAAATATGggaaacttctgaaaaatgaggCTAATGTTCGGAAATCATCCTCTTTAACTGGGAGAAAAGTAAAGACTGACTATCAAAGAGATAAAGATGGACTAAGTCAAAGATTAGTTTATCAGGGTCTTGTGCCGCAACAGCAGAGCAAAAATCAACCAAAGAAAACCTACTTGCCAGGATATTGTATAccttttttctgcagcagagcaaagcagaaaaagccccCTGAGCAGCCATTGCGCCAAGGTTGCACAGCACATTTCTCCATTTGTGAGGCACAATCTGAGAGCGTTCAAGAATGGAATTCTCAGCATCAGACAA GTGAAACAGCAGATGTCAACCACATTGCAGACAAACTTGCCAAGCTTGTTACTTCCAGATCCCAGGAATCTCATTCAGATGTATCATTCAAGACAATGTATCATGCCCTGTCTCAGGAACAAGGCAATAGCAAGCTTACTGATGGAAGTGAGGGTAAGGAACATG GTGAAGAAAAGATAATACAAAGAATAGTTTCATTGCTAAGACAATCAGGGGACCAGCTAGAAGAAACG ATCAAAAAGGACAAAGTTTTCTATCAGCATTTTAAAGACATGCTGTCCTACACCTTCTTCAAGAGGATCACTGATTTGTTCCTGGAGGATGTCTCAGCAGGCTCAACAAGTGAGCCAGAAGGCCAAGTACAATGCACGAAAGTTGCCTTTATAATGGAAGTTGCCACCAGACTTACTGCTGTGGACAACCATCCTATGAACCTGGTCTTGGGCTTCGGATCAAAGTACCTCAGAGAACACTTCAAGCCATGGATTCAGGACCAGGGTGGCTGG GAGAAGGCTTTGACATCACTGGATCAGGAAGAAGTAGAGTAA